In one Babylonia areolata isolate BAREFJ2019XMU chromosome 14, ASM4173473v1, whole genome shotgun sequence genomic region, the following are encoded:
- the LOC143289548 gene encoding uncharacterized protein LOC143289548, translated as MSLLLLKTRDLTWQDHTLNTEVMLAPARSGLLLNKHKTLGAKCHMDKQLYERQRAQCIKDFLSSRRLIDRQRQKLLHRQRELGTRQPRVMSAVVPSGGKTPAAMSAGAEEVLSASSRERSASAPGGSRVRMELPAIYIDTGLVSPDPSDSSSFFVTDLAADPATASTPLPSFPVPTRIPLSSTPLNAAAPVPGRTSLRNRTPPWGETTPGRDKTPTRNRTPTRNRTPTRNRTPTQNRTPTMFTPTPTRNKNPTRNHAPSREKGSSTPGLFSRPLRSSSVFQADRSSRDVTSQKNDARPSVRFVDDKKTDKKKENEETKKKPKEDPKDQTKDWALENKVRAFITDIKDFTTARRLGKATKKRFEGSALFERREDPKTPLVAKRYNTWSLDQSELLSVFDQFCKVQTPEELSRAMRVASKLKANVKVTRNQSIVPSVATYKSTRAFKSLIGRET; from the coding sequence ATGTCGCTGTTGCTGCTGAAGACGCGGGACCTGACGTGGCAGGACCACACGCTCAACACGGAGGTGATGCTGGCCCCGGCCCGCTCGGGCCTGCTGCTCAACAAGCACAAGACGCTGGGCGCCAAGTGCCACATGGACAAGCAGCTCTACGAACGCCAGCGCGCGCAGTGCATCAAGGACTTCCTCTCCTCGCGCCGCCTCATAGACCGCCAGCGACAGAAGCTgctgcacagacagagagagctgggtACCAGGCAGCCGCGGGTCATGTCCGCCGTCGTTCCGTCGGGCGGCAAGACCCCAGCGGCGATGTCGGCGGGTGCAGAAGAGGTGCTTTCTGCGTCTTCGAGAGAGCGGAGCGCCTCCGCTCCTGGCGGCTCGCGTGTGAGGATGGAGCTTCCGGCGATCTACATAGACACGGGGCTGGTGTCCCCTGACCCCAGCGACTCCTCCAGCTTCTTCGTCACCGACTTGGCTGCCGACCCCGCCACCGCCTCCACTCCGCTGCCTTCCTTCCCCGTCCCCACCCGTATCCccctttcctccacccctctcaacGCAGCAGCCCCCGTCCCTGGTAGGACGTCCCTCAGGAACCGCACCCCTCCCTGGGGGGAGACGACCCCCGGCCGGGACAAAACGCCTACTCGGAACAGGACACCCACCCGTAATAGAACACCCACCCGGAATAGAACACCCACCCAGAACAGAACGCCCACCAtgttcacccccaccccgactcgaaacaaaaaccccacccgaAACCATGCCCCAAGCCGTGAGAAAGGTAGCAGTACCCCAGGTCTCTTCTCCAGGCCCCTCAGATCGTCCTCTGTCTTCCAAGCCGACAGGTCCTCGCGAGACGTCACCTCACAGAAGAACGACGCCAGACCTTCAGTCAGGTTCGTCGATGACAAGAAAACcgacaagaagaaggaaaatgaggagacgaagaagaagccaAAGGAAGACCCGAAAGATCAGACGAAAGACTGGGCCCTGGAAAACAAGGTCCGAGCTTTCATCACCGACATCAAGGATTTCACCACGGCCAGGCGTCTGGGCAAGGCCACCAAGAAGAGGTTTGAAGGCTCGGCATTGTTCGAACGCCGTGAGGACCCGAAGACCCCATTGGTGGCCAAGCGTTACAACACGTGGAGCCTGGACCAATCAGAGCTGCTGTCAGTGTTCGACCAGTTCTGTAAGGTGCAGACCCCTGAGGAACTGAGCCGCGCCATGAGAGTGGCGTCCAAACTGAAGGCCAATGTCAAGGTGACTCGGAACCAGTCCATCGTGCCGTCCGTTGCGACATACAAGTCCACGCGAGCCTTCAAGTCTCTGATcggcagagagacatag